Part of the Haloarchaeobius litoreus genome is shown below.
TCCACGTCGGGCACCGCGGCGAACGCGCCCGCGGCAGCGCCGGCAGCCAGCGCTCGTCGCGGCGGCGCGTCGAGCGCACGCGCCAGCGTCGCGACGAGTGCGAACGCCAGCAGCGAGTGCCCGAGCATCATGTCAGCTTCTGTACGCCGCGGCGAGGGATAAGTCACTCGCCGGGTGCGCGAACCGTTCTCAGACGTCGGCCACGCCCGGTTCGCTCGGCTCGCCGCGCTTCGTCCACTTCTTCTCGATCTCGGCGTTCCCCCGGACGACGGTGTCGCCGTCGACGGCGAAGCGGGTCTTGCGGAGTTCGATGGTCGTCACCTCGCCACTGACGTCGCCGACGGTCACCTCGTCGCCGGGGTTGAAGTCGGGGTCACGGAGCAGGTAGACGCCAGCGACGGCGTCGGCGATCATCCCGGAGAGCGCGTAGGAGACGCCGAGCGCGATGAAGCCAGCGGAGGTCCCCAGCGCGGCGGCGAGTTCGGAGAGGCCGACGACCGAGAGGAACGAGAGCGCGACCGCGAACCAGAGCACGATCGCGACGACGGTCGAGAGGAACTGGCGGTACACCGGTGCCTCGCCGGGGAGTGCCCGCGCGAGCACCCGGCGCACCACGA
Proteins encoded:
- a CDS encoding mechanosensitive ion channel family protein, with amino-acid sequence MQDQPDPPTGVVEVVERSLDLFVTDITEALPKVLAGIVFLVLAGLLVKLVMLVVRRVLARALPGEAPVYRQFLSTVVAIVLWFAVALSFLSVVGLSELAAALGTSAGFIALGVSYALSGMIADAVAGVYLLRDPDFNPGDEVTVGDVSGEVTTIELRKTRFAVDGDTVVRGNAEIEKKWTKRGEPSEPGVADV